The Streptomyces sp. NBC_00435 nucleotide sequence GGTCCTGGAAGTACGGGGCGAGCGAGATGGCCTCTTCGACCCCGCGCGCGTTCAGCGGGACGTCGGTGCGTCCGGTGTGCCGTCCGGTCGCGCTCCAGGCCGTCTCGCCGTGCCTCACCAGAAGCAGGTCGCTCATCCTCCGGACCCTAGCCGCTGCGGCATGTCGGTGCCGGGCGAGCGGGCCGGCCGTATCGCCGACCGCGTTCGCCCTCGTGACGGCAGCGCAGGTCACAGCGGGTTCGACAGGGCGATTGGTAGGGTCGCGGCATGGCGGTGGACGAGCTCGACACACGGATCCTGCGCCTGCTGATCGAGCAGCCGCGCACCAGCGTCCGGGAGTACGCCCGGATCCTCGGCGTCGCGCGCGGCACCCTCCAGGCCCGGCTCGACCGGCTGGAGCGCACCGGGGTGATCACCGGAACCGGACCCGTGCTCTCCCCCGCCGCCCTGGGGCACCCCGTGCTGGCCTTCGTGCACATCGAGGTCACCCAGGGGCACCTGGACGAGGTCGGGGACGCGCTGGCCTCCGTACCGGAGATCATCGAGGCCTTCTCCATCACCGGCGGCGGGGACCTGCTGACCAGGGTGGCCGCCCGGGACAACGCCCATCTCGAGGACGTCATCCAGCGGCTGATCCGGCTGCCCGGAGTGGTCCGCACCCGGACCGAGGTGGCCCTGCGGGAGCGGGTGCCGCACCGGCTGCTGCCGCTGGTCGAGTCCGTGGGACGGGCAGCCCGCAAATCCTGACAAGATGGTGCGGACAGGTACAGGACCGGCACTGGCAGGACGGCACAACGGATGATCTCCGTCATATTCGATCTCGACGGCACCCTCGTGGACAGCGAGCCGAACTACTACGAGTCCGGGCGGCGCACCCTGGAGCGCCACGGGGTCGCCGACTTCACCTGGGAGGAGCACTCCCGGTACATCGGCATCGGCACACTGGAGACGCTGGAGATCTTCCGGGAGCGGTACGGCATCGCGGCCCCCGTGGAGCAGCTGCTCGCCGAGCAGAACGCCGCCTACCTGGAGCTCGCCCGGACCCACACCGAGGTCTATCCCGAGATGCGCGGGTTCGTGGAGCGGCTGCACACCGAGGGCGTCCCGATGGCGGTCGCCTCCGGCTCCTCGCTCGAGGCGATCGACGCGGTCCTGGCGGGCACCGGACTGGACGCCCTGCTGACGACGGTGGTCTCCGCCGAGGAAGTGGCGCAGGGCAAGCCCGCCCCGGACGTGTTCCTGGAGGCGGCGCGGCGTCTGGGTGCCGAGCCCGCCGACTGCGTGGTCGTCGAGGACGCGGCTCCGGGCGCCCGCGCCGCCCACGCGGCGGGCATGCGGTGCCTGGCGGTCCCGTACGTCGCGGCCACCGCCGACGACCCGGCCTTCGCCTCGGCCGGGCTCCTCTTCCCCTCCGGGCAGACGGAGTTCAGCGCGGAGAGGGCCTACAGCTGGCTCACCGCCGCCCAGGCCGCCTGAGGCACCGGGGCCGCCGGGATCACCGGGGCGGTCCCGGCGGCGCGGGCGCCCCGGGACTCTGGCGCCCTGGAGGCGGCGCTGTCACCATGCCGGGGTGACCGCCACCCTGACGCCCCGGGGCGCCGAGCGCGGACCGCGCCGGTGGCCCCTGCTGGGGAACCTTCCCGCCTTCGCCCGCGATCCGCTGGCCTTCTTCGAGTCGCTGCGCGACGAGTACGGCGACTGGGTGCCGTGGGCGCTCGGCCCGCAGCGCAACGTGCTCGTCTCGCTGCCCGAGCACGCCGGCGAGCTGCTCGGCGCCGTCGAGTCCACCTTCAGTCCGACCGAACTGGGCTGGGCCTTCCGTCAGTTGCTCGGCAAAGGGGTGGTCGTTGCCACCGGCGAGGACTGGCGGCGCAAGCGGGCGCTGGTCCAGCCCTCGGTGCGCCCGCGCCAAGTGCGCACGTACGCGGCCACGATGGTGGAGTGCGCCGACGCGCTGGTCTCCGACTGGAGCGACGGCGCGCGGATAGACGTGCACCGGGAGATGGCCGGTCTCACCCAACGCATCGCGGTGCGGACCCTGTTCGGGAGTGACGCCGCCGGCCGGGAGGCGCCGATCAGCGCCGCCATGGCCACGGCGCAGCGGGAACTGAGCGCCGAGTTCCGGGGGGTGACGCTGTTCCTGCCGCCGTGGGTCCGGACTCCGGGCCGACGCCGGATGAAGGCGGCCGTGGCCGTCCTGGACCGCGAGATCGAGCACGTCATCCAGGAGCACGAGGCGGCCTCGGCGGCCGGCGCGGAGCGGGACGACCTGCTGAGCCGGCTCCTCACCGCCCGTGACGGGCACGGCGGGCCGCTGTCGCGCACGGAGCTGCGGGACGAGTCGATCACCCTCTACATCGGCGGCCACGAGACCACCTCGACCACCTTGACCTGGGCCTGGCAGCTGCTTGCGGGCGCACCCGCGGCGCGCGAGCGGCTCATGGAGGAGCTGAACCGGGTACTCGGCGGCCGGCTGCCTTCGTACGAGGACTACGCGCGGCTGCCCTGGACCCAGCAGGTGGTCAAGGAGGCGC carries:
- a CDS encoding Lrp/AsnC family transcriptional regulator; the encoded protein is MAVDELDTRILRLLIEQPRTSVREYARILGVARGTLQARLDRLERTGVITGTGPVLSPAALGHPVLAFVHIEVTQGHLDEVGDALASVPEIIEAFSITGGGDLLTRVAARDNAHLEDVIQRLIRLPGVVRTRTEVALRERVPHRLLPLVESVGRAARKS
- a CDS encoding cytochrome P450, with protein sequence MTATLTPRGAERGPRRWPLLGNLPAFARDPLAFFESLRDEYGDWVPWALGPQRNVLVSLPEHAGELLGAVESTFSPTELGWAFRQLLGKGVVVATGEDWRRKRALVQPSVRPRQVRTYAATMVECADALVSDWSDGARIDVHREMAGLTQRIAVRTLFGSDAAGREAPISAAMATAQRELSAEFRGVTLFLPPWVRTPGRRRMKAAVAVLDREIEHVIQEHEAASAAGAERDDLLSRLLTARDGHGGPLSRTELRDESITLYIGGHETTSTTLTWAWQLLAGAPAARERLMEELNRVLGGRLPSYEDYARLPWTQQVVKEALRIYPPIWLISAVAKEGATLGGRPVPAGLSVWTSPWSMHRDERWFPEPEAFRPERWDADAPHPVPEHAWFPFGGGPRACLGARFALVEAALVLAVVAQRFHVDSGPTRAKVLPGLTLQPRGPVLATLRANRAA
- a CDS encoding HAD family hydrolase — encoded protein: MISVIFDLDGTLVDSEPNYYESGRRTLERHGVADFTWEEHSRYIGIGTLETLEIFRERYGIAAPVEQLLAEQNAAYLELARTHTEVYPEMRGFVERLHTEGVPMAVASGSSLEAIDAVLAGTGLDALLTTVVSAEEVAQGKPAPDVFLEAARRLGAEPADCVVVEDAAPGARAAHAAGMRCLAVPYVAATADDPAFASAGLLFPSGQTEFSAERAYSWLTAAQAA